The following proteins are encoded in a genomic region of Cyclonatronum proteinivorum:
- a CDS encoding T9SS type A sorting domain-containing protein — translation MINTIPSLHHNFPLNPNRIRLTSWITGLLAIILLLGFATSASAQIALWNFEDNVSPTGVSASILASNVTISTGSINFQNGDDDGGTKIGNAGSWNQGAFDVAEKYLQFSVTPNSGFGIDYSSITLRFGRTSSGPTAVTVQYSLDNFATAGVTILDGESVSSTNTGSLNSFTIPASALPSGDVEETLTIRIWGHDATGTGNLRFNNFRVFGDVNSTTTNPILLASVASIEGLDYPEGQAEPPAQSFTVTGENMDGTNDVTVTAPTSFQVSNTSGTADFGPTVTLTDYDGSPVTIWVRLQPGLGIGSYSGDLTITGGGAPVENEAEVALSGEVAEAKFLIYEFIGNTVEPAQSPVDATASDFQLSDGNITFGSTGTWSGSGTPYAQGTGGWDEESSDEAKFFFFTLEADPGFVIDATELSFEHTRTGAGPEQMTVTANGFVLFSDEIGEVVTGFAESLPSVGFRNLSEIEVRIKGWDGGSGQFRVNDVFLDGSVSETQNLSLPYSNEFRTVTELGDAFDNFFFANTNVELRTSAGGYLNILREGIFESPAIDFTELTGLMLEFDLETFGGESGQELTLFLSDDDGDTYTSFRSFKVPSDYETFTAYVDLTGDLNVERGKFKFEMTDGDVGSGTRFRDFSVQEASVATIREGAGDGWRFLSSPVEGATYSTLLDPIWTQGPLNSNDPGSSHPNILLFDGTASVNDEYSPLADMNTAIPAGEGFAVYVFAQDIHNEPTSISWPKILGLPGEPRNSNVELDDILAQGAGNFTLLGNPFSQSITFGDFETTDISNVVYVYQHNYDAGFSEFGGDDEEVTEDVGGGFRTWNGTTGGLTGGVIAPFQGFFVQATSNSAELTIPTSAISGSGELHSVPKDTESFGIQIAARINGQQAGDMFFSFAESGSQNRNNYDAHMIYPLDFSAFLTMFTSTEGSALQTKHLPIELAEPLSMPIHIEAWKPNQSQTAYEPLTGTVEMIWPQMDNVPDGWSIFLTDSVTGTVIDLLVEDSYSFEMGETQSARVLEHKFAMRSADLTEKAVSRFSVTFISETSTSTPEQGELPREVSLSQNYPNPFNPTTLINFELPAAEEVRLEVFNVQGQRVATLVNGTVQAGVHNVSFDASALSSGVYLYRLQAANQVLTRKMTLIK, via the coding sequence ATGATAAATACGATACCCTCTTTACACCATAATTTTCCGTTAAACCCGAACCGAATTCGGTTAACCAGCTGGATTACGGGTTTGTTGGCAATAATTTTACTATTGGGGTTCGCTACGAGCGCAAGTGCCCAGATTGCACTCTGGAATTTCGAGGATAATGTTTCACCAACCGGTGTTTCAGCGTCAATACTAGCTTCTAATGTTACCATTTCAACTGGGAGTATTAATTTCCAAAATGGAGATGATGATGGTGGAACAAAAATAGGAAATGCAGGGAGCTGGAATCAGGGGGCTTTTGATGTAGCAGAAAAATATTTGCAGTTTTCTGTAACACCCAATTCGGGATTTGGTATAGATTACTCATCTATAACGTTGCGTTTTGGTAGAACTAGTTCCGGGCCAACAGCAGTTACAGTTCAATACAGTTTGGATAATTTTGCCACGGCCGGTGTAACCATCTTAGATGGTGAATCAGTTTCAAGTACAAACACTGGAAGTTTAAATAGTTTTACTATACCTGCCTCTGCATTACCCAGCGGTGATGTGGAAGAAACCCTTACAATCAGAATATGGGGGCATGATGCTACAGGTACAGGAAATTTAAGATTTAACAATTTCAGGGTATTTGGCGATGTAAATTCAACAACTACAAATCCGATATTACTGGCTTCCGTAGCTTCTATCGAAGGTCTTGATTATCCGGAAGGGCAAGCAGAGCCTCCGGCACAAAGCTTTACCGTAACTGGTGAAAATATGGATGGCACTAATGATGTAACAGTTACAGCTCCTACAAGCTTTCAGGTTTCCAATACATCAGGTACGGCAGATTTCGGACCAACTGTTACTTTAACTGATTATGACGGTTCACCGGTAACAATTTGGGTAAGATTGCAGCCGGGACTTGGGATTGGGAGTTACTCTGGAGACTTGACTATTACAGGCGGTGGAGCACCAGTAGAAAATGAAGCAGAAGTAGCACTTAGTGGCGAGGTAGCGGAAGCTAAATTTCTGATTTATGAATTTATAGGTAATACTGTAGAACCTGCGCAGTCACCTGTTGATGCTACGGCATCGGATTTTCAACTTTCTGATGGAAATATAACTTTTGGTTCCACAGGTACATGGTCAGGCTCTGGTACGCCTTATGCCCAGGGAACTGGAGGCTGGGATGAAGAATCATCCGACGAGGCTAAGTTTTTTTTCTTTACACTCGAGGCCGATCCGGGTTTTGTAATTGACGCAACTGAGTTGTCATTCGAACATACACGTACTGGAGCAGGGCCTGAGCAAATGACCGTTACAGCTAATGGCTTTGTACTATTTAGTGATGAAATTGGAGAGGTTGTAACTGGCTTTGCTGAATCATTACCATCTGTTGGCTTCAGGAATCTTAGTGAAATTGAGGTCAGAATAAAAGGCTGGGATGGTGGCAGTGGCCAGTTTCGGGTTAATGATGTTTTTCTTGACGGATCTGTTAGTGAGACCCAAAACTTGTCCTTACCATATTCAAACGAATTCAGAACAGTTACAGAACTGGGTGATGCGTTCGATAATTTCTTTTTTGCTAACACGAACGTAGAGTTAAGGACTAGTGCAGGTGGATATCTTAACATTTTAAGGGAAGGAATTTTTGAGTCTCCAGCCATTGATTTCACTGAGTTAACCGGCTTAATGCTTGAGTTTGATTTAGAAACATTTGGTGGAGAATCAGGACAAGAGCTTACCCTATTCTTATCAGATGATGATGGTGACACATATACATCTTTCCGATCATTTAAAGTGCCCTCAGATTACGAAACCTTTACAGCTTATGTCGATCTGACTGGTGATTTAAATGTTGAAAGGGGAAAATTTAAGTTTGAAATGACAGATGGTGATGTAGGGTCAGGCACTCGCTTCAGAGATTTTTCAGTTCAAGAAGCGTCTGTTGCTACTATTCGTGAAGGTGCCGGTGATGGCTGGCGATTCCTCTCTTCTCCCGTTGAAGGAGCTACCTATAGTACATTGCTCGATCCAATATGGACCCAGGGGCCTTTAAATTCAAACGATCCTGGCTCTTCCCACCCTAATATTTTACTTTTTGACGGTACTGCCTCAGTAAACGATGAATATAGTCCCTTAGCGGATATGAACACCGCAATACCTGCCGGTGAGGGATTTGCAGTTTATGTTTTTGCTCAGGATATACACAATGAACCGACGAGCATCTCATGGCCTAAAATTTTGGGCCTTCCGGGCGAACCCAGAAACTCGAATGTTGAGCTTGATGACATCCTAGCCCAGGGAGCAGGTAACTTTACGCTGCTGGGCAACCCCTTTTCACAGTCAATTACGTTTGGCGACTTCGAAACAACAGATATTTCAAATGTTGTTTACGTATACCAGCATAATTACGATGCCGGATTCAGTGAATTTGGAGGGGATGATGAAGAAGTAACAGAGGATGTTGGTGGCGGTTTTCGAACCTGGAACGGAACTACAGGGGGCCTTACAGGTGGTGTTATTGCGCCTTTCCAGGGTTTCTTCGTACAAGCAACAAGCAATAGTGCTGAACTCACAATTCCGACATCAGCAATATCAGGATCGGGTGAATTACATTCTGTACCTAAGGATACCGAATCCTTTGGTATCCAAATTGCTGCTCGTATAAATGGTCAGCAAGCCGGCGACATGTTCTTTAGTTTTGCCGAAAGCGGAAGCCAAAATCGGAATAACTACGACGCCCACATGATATATCCGCTTGACTTCAGCGCTTTTCTAACCATGTTTACAAGCACGGAAGGTTCAGCGCTTCAAACTAAACACCTTCCTATTGAGCTGGCTGAGCCTCTTTCTATGCCGATTCACATTGAGGCTTGGAAACCAAATCAGTCGCAAACTGCTTATGAGCCTCTCACAGGAACCGTTGAAATGATTTGGCCCCAAATGGATAACGTTCCTGATGGATGGAGTATCTTCCTTACGGATAGCGTAACAGGTACGGTGATCGACTTACTCGTAGAGGATAGTTATAGTTTTGAAATGGGCGAAACACAATCAGCACGAGTTCTTGAGCATAAATTCGCTATGCGTTCTGCTGATTTAACTGAAAAGGCTGTGTCCCGCTTCAGCGTGACGTTTATCTCTGAAACTTCCACATCCACCCCAGAACAGGGAGAGCTGCCGCGTGAAGTGAGTCTCAGTCAGAACTACCCCAACCCCTTCAACCCCACAACACTGATTAACTTTGAGCTTCCGGCTGCGGAGGAAGTGCGTCTCGAGGTGTTCAACGTGCAGGGGCAGCGGGTCGCAACCCTGGTGAACGGCACCGTTCAGGCAGGGGTACACAACGTGAGCTTCGACGCCTCAGCCCTCTCCAGCGGCGTGTACCTGTACCGCCTGCAGGCCGCCAATCAGGTCCTCACCCGCAAGATGACGCTGATCAAGTAA
- a CDS encoding PID-CTERM protein-sorting domain-containing protein, which produces MKRLIATLSTLFVFAFLLTPPADVQAQSQPRGDIWETQGNGNGDGPGGPPAPPGAPIQTPIGSGLGILLAAGGAYAVRRLRQQKQD; this is translated from the coding sequence ATGAAAAGACTTATTGCAACACTCTCAACCCTTTTTGTTTTCGCCTTTTTACTCACCCCGCCTGCCGATGTGCAGGCGCAATCACAACCTCGTGGCGACATTTGGGAAACCCAGGGTAATGGCAACGGCGACGGACCCGGCGGCCCGCCAGCACCTCCCGGCGCCCCGATTCAAACCCCGATAGGCAGCGGCCTCGGTATTCTGCTCGCCGCCGGCGGCGCCTACGCCGTACGCCGTCTGCGTCAACAGAAACAAGACTAA
- a CDS encoding T9SS type A sorting domain-containing protein: MNIDDLLITDYFEAPTLTTEPATDVNLTFATLNADVTSDGGKEITVRGFKYSTDQGFDPQVDGIELSETGPFGAGPFSLEATGLTSGTTYYFRAFAINEEDTTFGAELSFSTPSVALTEFNLPYEQNFSGFTSAATLPEGWSINSTGGVEAYQGDWGSGTAGGLRGNDSVLGYQHTGSSGIFTATLTLLNNTGATIRALDVSYLGRVARVDQTRFPAWTVTVAGQVVEALAYSTEVGEDQTRSAIVQGLDIPDGQVFTLSWASDRGTGTDASRQIGISDVSVAAIVAVPQLSVQASEGPFFEDLTLSIENFGLYETGTTSFFYTINDSDPADVNNSERIEVTNGTFTLPDGQGALNLRLLAIDDSNQSAETGGEFVFPLNVASIQNLRSQPTGNTLYRLTSEATLTGQRGFRNAKFFQDESGFGIQIDDPLVDGQRVITTTYAIGDRVGSLIGTLATFQGQLRLTPVLDPGDAISSGNVVTPVLRTLADITTDDQARLIIVENVEFQSAGSDFPDRDEITNITDPSIEGFIGRFRMVFDDSDLAEPETKIPSGPQNVVAIVQQSNVGLNIAARNLLDFDPVTKSLSIGNDSDPGPEQQGWRFISAPVQGASFAQLLAGVRTQGVGEGSSYPNPAADPNVITLNQNQQYVAFNSGNEALNLSSEIPAGTAVGVYLFDRYSPDQTNSGLDGFPKTFTLEGLQHNGVRLTAAVIQNGNGSVPALNTGSGNFSLAGNPFNATLRFGELERVQLAPVVYAYDFSTGAFVSYSTELETGGLTDGLLGPFQGFFVQATGEAPELGIPLSARTTETSETYFRAPQGQDFRLQLVAAFQPDQPGVAPLQSSLWLGTHPEGGFGETGSLHDALRLYPLDYRPFLTMYTTAGGRALSIRALAEEVLTDTGTVLPVYTDAWQPGSGGYVPAEGLLSLRWPRIEGLPAGVQLLLEDTHTGTFTDLTQAGSYTLVLGDADLNRPLPPVPPAVLSRGTAEDVQVEEGFFGLPAPLTAVPDPQQALHGTTEQPQPRLRLHLLPAPLSLIPGEETGLPQQLSLAQNYPNPFNPVTQIQFELPAAAEVRLEIFNVQGQRVATLHSGPLPAGRHISPFDASALSSGVYLYRLQTGNQVLTRKMTLIK; encoded by the coding sequence ATGAATATTGATGACTTACTCATCACCGATTATTTCGAAGCCCCAACCCTAACAACGGAACCCGCAACGGATGTGAATCTGACCTTTGCCACCTTGAACGCTGATGTTACAAGTGACGGTGGTAAAGAAATAACAGTACGTGGGTTTAAGTACAGCACAGATCAAGGGTTTGACCCGCAAGTTGACGGAATCGAATTGTCTGAAACCGGACCATTCGGTGCAGGACCGTTTAGCCTTGAGGCTACGGGGCTTACATCAGGTACGACCTATTATTTTCGTGCCTTTGCCATCAATGAAGAAGACACTACTTTTGGAGCGGAGCTGAGTTTCAGCACTCCGTCTGTCGCGCTAACGGAATTTAATCTGCCGTATGAGCAAAATTTCTCCGGCTTCACAAGCGCAGCAACCCTGCCTGAGGGATGGTCAATTAACAGCACGGGCGGTGTAGAAGCCTACCAAGGCGACTGGGGCTCAGGCACCGCAGGCGGACTTCGCGGCAATGACAGCGTCCTAGGCTATCAGCATACAGGTTCATCCGGCATTTTCACCGCGACCCTCACCCTCCTCAATAACACCGGTGCGACCATCCGTGCTTTGGATGTGAGCTATTTGGGGCGGGTTGCGCGGGTTGATCAAACACGTTTTCCGGCATGGACGGTCACTGTTGCCGGGCAGGTGGTAGAAGCACTTGCCTATTCAACAGAAGTTGGTGAAGACCAAACCCGTTCGGCCATTGTCCAGGGGCTTGATATCCCAGACGGTCAGGTATTCACGCTTAGCTGGGCAAGTGACCGAGGAACTGGTACTGATGCAAGCCGGCAAATCGGCATCAGCGATGTTTCCGTCGCTGCTATTGTTGCAGTGCCACAACTTTCAGTTCAGGCTTCTGAAGGTCCTTTCTTTGAAGATCTTACCCTATCCATCGAAAACTTTGGTTTGTATGAAACGGGAACGACCAGCTTTTTTTACACGATAAACGACAGTGATCCGGCAGATGTAAACAATTCAGAGCGGATTGAAGTGACGAATGGTACGTTTACGCTGCCCGATGGTCAAGGGGCTTTGAACCTGCGCCTCCTCGCCATTGATGACAGCAACCAAAGCGCAGAAACCGGCGGGGAGTTTGTATTCCCGCTAAATGTAGCTTCCATTCAAAACCTGCGCAGTCAACCTACAGGCAATACCCTGTACCGCCTCACGAGCGAAGCTACTCTAACCGGGCAGAGAGGCTTCCGCAATGCCAAGTTTTTTCAGGATGAGTCAGGCTTTGGGATTCAGATTGACGATCCGCTCGTTGATGGACAGCGGGTTATCACAACTACCTATGCGATCGGTGATCGGGTCGGTTCCCTGATTGGAACATTGGCTACCTTTCAAGGACAATTGAGGCTCACGCCGGTACTTGATCCTGGTGATGCCATATCATCAGGGAATGTTGTTACTCCCGTTTTACGAACACTTGCGGACATCACTACCGATGATCAGGCGCGGTTGATTATTGTGGAAAATGTCGAATTTCAAAGTGCCGGTTCGGATTTCCCTGACAGAGACGAAATCACCAATATCACAGATCCCAGTATCGAAGGCTTTATTGGCCGTTTCAGAATGGTATTTGATGATTCTGATCTTGCTGAACCGGAGACCAAAATTCCCTCAGGTCCCCAAAATGTTGTTGCTATTGTGCAGCAGAGCAATGTGGGTCTCAACATCGCTGCCCGCAATCTCCTCGATTTCGATCCCGTCACCAAATCCCTTTCCATCGGAAACGACAGTGATCCTGGTCCTGAGCAGCAGGGCTGGCGTTTCATCAGTGCGCCGGTGCAGGGGGCGAGCTTCGCGCAGCTGCTCGCCGGGGTGCGTACGCAGGGGGTAGGGGAGGGGAGCAGCTACCCGAATCCGGCCGCCGACCCCAATGTCATCACCCTCAATCAGAATCAGCAATACGTCGCTTTCAACAGCGGGAATGAGGCCCTGAACCTTTCCTCCGAAATCCCGGCCGGTACTGCCGTAGGGGTGTACCTGTTCGACCGCTACAGTCCGGATCAGACGAATTCCGGCTTGGATGGCTTCCCCAAGACCTTCACCCTTGAGGGCTTGCAGCACAACGGGGTCCGGCTCACGGCAGCCGTCATCCAAAACGGAAACGGCAGCGTGCCCGCCCTGAATACCGGTAGCGGGAATTTCTCCCTCGCCGGAAATCCTTTTAACGCGACCCTCCGCTTTGGGGAGCTGGAGCGCGTACAGCTCGCACCCGTCGTGTACGCCTATGATTTTAGCACGGGCGCGTTCGTAAGCTACAGCACCGAACTGGAAACCGGCGGTTTAACCGACGGCCTGCTTGGGCCTTTCCAGGGCTTTTTTGTACAGGCAACGGGGGAAGCGCCCGAGCTCGGCATCCCTCTCAGTGCCCGCACGACCGAGACGAGCGAAACCTACTTCCGCGCGCCGCAGGGGCAGGATTTCCGCCTGCAGTTGGTTGCTGCGTTCCAGCCCGATCAGCCCGGTGTGGCGCCCCTGCAAAGCAGCCTCTGGCTCGGCACGCATCCGGAAGGCGGCTTCGGAGAGACCGGCAGCCTGCACGACGCCCTGCGCCTGTATCCGCTCGATTACCGCCCCTTCCTCACGATGTACACAACTGCCGGGGGCCGCGCCCTGAGCATCCGCGCCCTCGCCGAAGAGGTCCTCACCGATACCGGCACGGTGCTGCCGGTTTATACCGATGCCTGGCAGCCCGGCAGCGGGGGCTATGTGCCGGCGGAAGGCCTCCTCAGCCTGAGATGGCCCCGTATTGAGGGCCTGCCCGCCGGGGTGCAGCTGCTGCTCGAAGACACGCACACGGGCACCTTCACCGACCTCACGCAGGCGGGTTCGTACACGCTTGTTTTGGGGGATGCGGACCTGAACCGTCCGCTGCCGCCTGTCCCGCCCGCCGTTTTGAGCCGCGGTACCGCTGAAGATGTACAGGTAGAGGAAGGTTTTTTCGGCCTGCCCGCGCCCCTCACGGCAGTACCTGATCCGCAGCAGGCGCTGCATGGCACGACTGAACAACCGCAGCCCCGGCTGCGGCTTCACCTGCTGCCCGCCCCGCTGAGCCTCATTCCCGGTGAAGAAACCGGCCTGCCACAGCAGCTCAGCCTCGCACAAAACTACCCCAACCCCTTCAACCCGGTCACCCAAATCCAATTTGAACTGCCCGCGGCCGCGGAAGTCCGCCTCGAAATCTTTAACGTACAGGGTCAGCGCGTCGCAACCCTGCACAGCGGACCCCTGCCCGCAGGCCGGCACATCAGCCCTTTCGACGCCTCGGCCCTCTCAAGCGGCGTGTACCTCTACCGCCTGCAAACCGGCAATCAGGTCCTCACAAGGAAAATGACGCTGATTAAATAA